Proteins co-encoded in one Populus trichocarpa isolate Nisqually-1 chromosome 10, P.trichocarpa_v4.1, whole genome shotgun sequence genomic window:
- the LOC7455514 gene encoding helicase SEN1 isoform X7, whose translation MFLQENLHIALLIVHRGYKMNPPCPPYECAHMWGPSLVATLKDSSLHSALRQPAFDLIQIILVSDAAALLSTMWSNHTIIDADTNICLELNDDVKDEDRLPFVIDVEDTDGICWSEFSAQSKIASEEHRGWMCIPMLWIDVLVDMDPSVLPLSFSKAVFWARSHLTMVEPETSVQTVGTWLSTSATEISTSFGWKVPTGFDDGGVGKESKNSIKVSVMHLPLIRTFNRLTTHFLALMRLGELRKQWTWEPSMAESLILSLLDSNDDVRQFGKCILEQVSSTRGLACGLKFLCSSGCSLAAMFLGLRHALKVVQLDSVVSKFQTLQHFFFVLCKLIKEGDLHKPDLQQNSSDDSKIRKYSSQGGFLTHPVFDSSSSNIDGHSLNVDLKLQEKFRYLLSRIAWPSIRMFLVEGKAFIDYSLCQMTCVRVLEILPVVFERLFQPLFKHAWDNGKMVENPSNFGWLYDLMDWGKSSLKVVVVYWKRTVIYLLNLLKGFCSNASELTVRAIEKLISCDNISIDQLTEQVSHLRVALSKEVSFDNVMITSKPKAPDVLPVPVEDADVQILDSVSVSDKRNKSDVIVVSDDEAEKQISPVKVAASKSDSCQISLDSKKIAPADRSVSQTDTENKGSRNDTSRDLLDDPQQKYALDITSLTSQKLDSDKLRGKQPPHLKSKGGSKSSKNVPLSSQCRIDLKSPESVSSKSSNEAGNSMISETRDSILKELVRETGANPPEAAVKSVRQQQFNLTKLTATVLKRQVIQLKTPAGNRFGNLQRLEAGVKRFKPPRLDDWYRPILEIDYFAIVGLASARKDENRTVSRLKEVPVCFQSPEQYIDIFRPLVLEEFKAQLRSSFLEMSSWGEMYYGSLSVLSVERIDDFHLVRFVHDESDSTSSRSFSDNDLLLLTKEAPENASHDVHMVGKVERRERENKRRSSILLIRFYFLNGSLRLNQARRQLVDRSKWHASRIMSITPQLREFQALSSIKDIPILSAILKPVNDSLCNNESRELGLSNLSQPLQQTLKSSFNDSQLQAISVAIGSTILKKDFDLSLIQGPPGTGKTRTIVAIVSGLLASLQGTKDTKNSLKGHLKQGNGLSITSRPKINQSVAIARAWQDAALARQLNKDVERNEKSVESYFRRRVLICAQSNAAVDELVSRISSQGLYGNDGKMYKPYLVRVGNAKTVHPNSLPFFIDTLVDNRLAEERMHLSDSKKDSGIGSSAALRSNLEKLVDCIRFYEAKRANLKDGNLDLKNSLEDELHKEDETKQMSDSELEITLKKLYEEKKQLFKDLSAAQVQEKKTSEEIRAMKHKLRKLILKDAEIVVTTLSGCGGDLYVVCSESMSNYKFACPSEHTLFDAVVIDEAAQALEPATLIPLQLLKSNGTKCIMVGDPKQLPATVLSNVASKFLYECSMFERLQRAGHPVTMLTKQYRMHPEICRFPSLHFYDSKLMNGEKMSNKSASFHEIEVLGPYLFYDIMDGQELRGKNSGASSLYNEREAEAAVELLRFFKRRYSSEFVGGRIGIITPYKCQLSLLRSRFSSAFGSSVVADMEFNTVDGFQGREVDILILSTVRAADSNSSMNELSSSSIGFVADVRRMNVALTRAKLSLWILGNARTLQTNWNWAALVKDAKERNLVISAKQPYESLFETAPRDTCRRESINNHSRQSKHVENFRGSGKLGKQNEQKVYRDKNSIRSVTRCDGTVAGDGKDFYVQSSKRKPREEHDLPGKMDLPKNFKSIIPGESVTGDESKGKDRSQKKLSSGKKKDKCANPKSTRERSELELGDGHKNLKLSMLRGPKKSIEGKRSQKNLDSSTSSAEGSLKSKEVNDGRDPNPVGASLDLITKRKQQREAVEAILNSSLISSKKSEPSTKSMSSKRPPSPTSAVSGGIRPPKTRKDNLKEKPGYFV comes from the exons ATGTTCTTACAAGAAAACTTGCAT ATAGCCCTTCTTATCGTACACCGAGGCTACAAGATGAACCCACCATGCCCCCCTTATGAATGTGCTCATATGTG GGGCCCTTCACTTGTGGCTACTCTGAAGGATTCATCACTTCATAGTGCTCTCCGGCAACCTGCATTTGATCTTATACAGATTATTTTAGTTTCTGATGCTGCTGCCTTGCTAAGTACAATGTGGAGTAACCACACAATTATTGATGCTGATACAAACATTTGTCTTGAGCTGAATGATGATGTTAAAGATGAAGATAGGCTTCCATTTGTTATTGACGTCGAAGATACGGATGGTATATGTTGGAGTGAATTCAGTGCACAGAGCAAGATCGCTTCTGAAGAGCACAGAGGATGGATGTGCATTCCCATGCTATGGATTGATGTTTTAGTTGATATGGACCCATCAGTCCTTCCATTGTCATTTTCGAAGGCTGTTTTCTGGGCTCGATCTCATTTGACAATGGTAGAACCTGAAACCAGTGTGCAAACAGTTGGAACCTGGCTTTCAACTTCAGCCACAGAAATCTCCACTTCATTTGGGTGGAAGGTTCCGACAGGTTTTGATGATGGTGGGGTTGGAAAGGAGTCGAAAAACTCTATCAAAGTGTCAGTGATGCATCTTCCTTTAATAAGAACATTCAACAG GTTAACCACACACTTTTTAGCTCTAATGAGGCTAGGGGAATTACGGAAGCAATGGACTTGGGAGCCAAGCATGGCAGAGAGCTTGATCCTTTCACTTTTGGATTCTAATGAT GATGTGAGACAATTTGGCAAATGTATCTTGGAGCAGGTCTCAAGCACACGGGGTCTTGCATGTGGTTTGAAGTTTCTTTGCTCCAGCGGTTGTTCTTTGGCAGCCATGTTTTTAGGCTTGAGACATGCTTTGAAAGTG GTTCAACTGGATTCTGTTGTATCGAAGTTTCAGACTTTacaacattttttctttgttctatgCAAACTAATTAAAGAAGGGGATTTACATAAACCAGATTTGCAACAAAATTCATCTGATGACTCAAAGATCAGAAAGTACTCTTCCCAAGGTGGATTTCTGACACATCCGGTctttgattcttcttcttcaaacatTGATGGACATTCATTAAATGTTGACTTGAAATTGCAAGAGAAATTTCGCTACTTACTATCAAGAATTGCATGGCCATCAATTCGGATGTTCTTGGTAGAAGGAAAGGCATTTATTGATTACAGTCTTTGTCAG ATGACATGTGTCCGTGTGCTTGAGATCCTCCCTGTTGTTTTCGAGAGACTTTTCCAACCTCTGTTTAAACATGCATGGGATAATGGAAAGATGGTGGAAAATCCATCCAACTTTGGATGGCTTTATGATCTGATGGATTGGGGAAAGTCATCGCTTAAAGTTGTAGTTGTCTACTGGAAGCGAACAGTAATTTATCTACTGAATCTGCTTAAAGGCTTTTGCAGTAATGCTTCTGAGTTGACTGTCAGGGCCATTGAAAAACTTATTTCATGTG ATAATATAAGCATTGATCAATTGACAGAACAAGTATCACACCTTCGGGTTGCATTATCCAAGGAAGTGTCTTTTGATAATGTAATGATCACTTCAAAACCAAAAGCTCCAGATGTGCTTCCTGTTCCTGTAGAGGATGCTGATGTTCAAATTCTAGACTCAGTATCAGTGAGTGataagagaaataaaagtgacGTGATTGTAGTTTCAGATGATGAAgctgaaaaacaaatttcaccTGTTAAGGTGGCTGCTTCCAAAAGTGACTCATGTCAAATAAGTTTGGATAGCAAGAAAATTGCTCCTGCTGATAGAAGTGTTTCACAAACTGATACTGAAAATAAGGGATCTAGAAATGATACCTCAAGGGATCTACTGGATGACCCCCAACAAAAATATGCATTAGACATTACCAGTCTCACTTCTCAGAAGCTGGATTCTGATAAATTAAGAGGCAAACAACCTCCTCATCTCAAATCAAAAGGTGGATCTAAAAGCAGTAAAAATGTTCCTCTTTCATCCCAATGTAGAATTGATCTGAAGAGTCCTGAGTCTGTCAGCTCAAAAAGCTCGAATGAAGCTGGCAACAGCATGATTTCTGAAACAAGAGATTCAATACTGAAGGAGTTAGTGCGTGAAACTGGTGCTAATCCACCAGAGGCTGCAGTAAAATCTGTGAGGCAGCAGCAGTTTAATCTGACAAAGTTAACTGCCACTGTTCTTAAACGACAAGTTATCCAACTTAAAACACCTGCTGGAAATAGATTTGGAAATTTACAGAGACTGGAGGCTGGAGTTAAAAGATTCAAGCCTCCTAGACTTGATGACTGGTATAGACCCATTTTGGAAATAGATTACTTTGCTATAGTGGGATTAGCATCTGCAAGAAAAGATGAGAATCGGACTGTTAGTAGATTAAAGGAGGTTCCTGTGTGTTTCCAATCACCAGAACAGTACATTGACATTTTCCGGCCACTTGTTTTGGAGGAGTTTAAAGCACAGTTGCGTAGTTCCTTTTTGGAGATGTCTTCATGGGGGGAGATGTATTATGGCAGTCTATCCGTGTTGTCTGTTGAAAGGATTGATGACTTTCATCTTGTCCGGTTTGTCCATGATGAAAGTGATTCTACATCATCTAGAAGCTTTTCTGATAATGACCTTCTTTTGCTAACTAAAGAAGCTCCAGAAAATGCATCCCATGATGTTCATATGGTTGGAAAG GTGGAGAGGCGtgaaagagagaataaaagaagGTCAAGTATACTTCTCATCAGGTTCTATTTTCTAAATGGTTCTTTGCGTTTAAATCAAGCTAGGAGGCAACTTGTCGATCGTAGCAAATGGCATGCAAGTCGCATCATGAGCATTACACCTCAACTTAGAGAATTTCAGGCTCTATCATCAATAAAGGACATTCCCATCCTTTCAGCTATCTTAAAACCTGTCAATGATTCTCTATGTAATAATGAATCGAGAGAACTAGGTCTGAGTAATCTTTCTCAGCCCTTGCAGCAGACACTGAAGTCATCTTTTAATGACAGCCAACTGCAAGCTATAAGTGTCGCGATTGGATCAACTATTTTGAAGAAAGATTTTGATCTGTCTCTAATACAGGGTCCTCCAG GGACTGGGAAGACCAGAACCATAGTGGCCATTGTCAGTGGCTTGCTTGCTTCACTACAAGGAACAAAGGATACAAAAAATTCTCTAAAGGGACATTTGAAACAAGGTAATGGTTTGTCCATAACTTCAAGGCCAAAGATTAACCAGTCTGTTGCAATTGCCAGGGCTTGGCAGGATGCAGCGTTGGCTAGGCAGTTAAACAAGGACgtggaaagaaatgaaaagtcTGTGGAAAGTTATTTTAGGAGAAGGGTGCTAATCTGTGCCCAATCAAATGCTGCTGTTGATGAGTTGGTGTCAAGAATTTCCAGTCAAGGACTTTATGGCAATGATGGGAAAATGTACAAGCCATATCTTGTAAGGGTTGGCAATGCAAAAACGGTTCATCCAAATTCACTTCCATTCTTTATCGATACACTTGTTGATAATCGTCTTGCTGAAGAGAGGATGCATTTGAGTGATTCTAAGAAAGATTCAGGTATAGGCTCTTCTGCAGCATTGCGTTCTAATCTGGAAAAGTTAGTTGATTGCATTAGGTTCTATGAGGCTAAGCGGGCTAACTTGAAGGATGGAAATTTGGACCTCAAAAATTCTTTGGAAGATGAATTGCATAAAGAGGATGAAACAAAGCAAATGTCAGATTCTGAATTAGAGATCACACTAAAGAAATTatatgaagaaaagaaacaacttTTTAAAGATCTTAGTGCTGCTCAGGTGCAAGAGAAGAAAACTAGTGAAGAAATCAGAGCAATGAAACATAAGCTGCGGAAGTTGATATTAAAGGATGCTGAAATAGTGGTAACGACATTAAGTGGATGTGGTGGAGATCTCTATGTAGTTTGTTCTGAATCTatgtcaaattataaatttgctTGTCCATCTGAACATACCCTATTTGATGCAGTTGTGATTGATGAAGCAGCTCAG GCACTGGAACCTGCTACTTTGATTCCTCTTCAACTTTTAAAGTCAAATGGGACAAAGTGCATTATG GTTGGTGATCCGAAGCAGCTTCCTGCAACAGTTCTCTCTAATGTTGCAAGCAAGTTTCTTTATGAATGTAGCATGTTTGAGCGTCTACAAAGGGCTGGTCACCCAGTAACCATGCTTACCAAACAG TATAGGATGCACCCAGAGATTTGCCGGTTTCCCTCCTTGCACTTTTATGATAGCAAGTTGATGAATGGAGAGAAAATGTCAAACAAATCAGCATCATTTCATGAGATTGAGGTTCTTGGCCCTTATTTATTCTATGACATTATGGACGGCCAGGAGCTTCGCGGTAAAAATTCTGGTGCATCGTCCCTTTATAATGAACGTGAGGCTGAAGCTGCAGTTGAACTACTACGATTTTTCAAAAGGAG GTACTCATCCGAGTTTGTTGGTGGTAGAATTGGCATCATAACTCCATACAAATGCCAGCTCTCACTTCTGCGCTCTCGTTTTTCTAGTGCATTTGGATCATCTGTTGTCGCTGATATGGAGTTCAATACTGTTGATGGCTTTCAGGGACGAGAGGTTGATATACTGATACTTTCCACTGTTAGAGCAGCTGATTCAAATTCCTCTATGAATGAGTTGAGCTCCAGCAGTATTGGGTTTGTCGCTGATGTAAGACGGATGAATGTTGCCCTGACAAGAGCCAAGCTCTCCCTTTGGATTTTGGGTAATGCGAGGACCTTGCAGACGAACTGGAACTGGGCAGCTCTAGTAAAGGATGCTAAAGAGAGAAACTTGGTCATCTCAGCAAAACAGCCATATGAATCCTTGTTCGAAACAGCTCCTAGGGATACTTGCAGGAGAGAGAGTATTAATAATCATTCAAGACAGTCAAAGCATGTTGAAAATTTTAGAGGCAGCGGCAAACTAGGCAAACAAAATGAACAGAAAGTGTACAGGGATAAAAACTCTATTCGTTCCGTTACTCGATGCGATGGTACTGTTGCTGGAGATGGTAAGGATTTTTATGTACAAAGCAGCAAAAGAAAACCCAGAGAGGAACATGATCTTCCAGGGAAAATGGATCTTCCGAAAAATTTCAAGTCTATCATTCCAGGGGAATCTGTTACTGGTGATGAAAGCAAGGGCAAAGACAGAAGTCAGAAGAAACTTAGCTCTGGTAAGAAGAAAGATAAATGTGCAAATCCGAAGAGTACTAGGGAGCGTTCTGAACTTGAACTGGGTGATGGCcacaaaaatttgaaattgagcATGTTGAGGGGACCAAAGAAATCTATTGAAGGTAAGAGAAGCCAGAAGAATTTGGACAGTTCTACATCCTCAGCTGAAGGCAGCCTCAAAAGTAAGGAGGTCAATGACGGTAGAGATCCTAATCCTGTAGGTGCTTCTTTAGATTTAATTACAAAGAGGAAACAACAACGTGAAGCTGTTGAGGCCATTCTAAACTCATCTCTCATTTCCTCCAAGAAGTCAGAACCATCAACGAAATCTATGTCTTCCAAAAGGCCTCCTTCTCCAACCTCAGCTGTAAGTGGTGGAATCAGACCACCCAAGACAAGAAAAG ACAATCTAAAAGAGAAACCTGGATACTTTGTGTAA